From the genome of Sporosarcina sp. 6E9, one region includes:
- the nfsA gene encoding oxygen-insensitive NADPH nitroreductase has protein sequence MTIKLLTSHASVRKYKDVTLSENELHEIVRAGQHAASSNFVQAYSVIHVTEPETRAELARLSKNPQQILSAGAVLVLCMDFYRVKKGANLLGKEIDFSLAEHLLVGATDVALFAQNIAIAAESKGYGICYIGGVRNAPEEISELLNLPEGVAPMYAMTIGVPDEANEVKPRLPVEAIIHENSYDAKKYDHIIPAYDKTMNDYYMSRGSNQKAAAWSDSMTAFLGEPRRTHMKDFLKKRGFEFK, from the coding sequence TTGACCATTAAACTACTAACCAGCCATGCTTCTGTACGAAAATATAAAGATGTTACATTGTCGGAAAATGAGCTTCATGAAATCGTGCGTGCGGGGCAACATGCCGCAAGTTCAAACTTTGTACAGGCTTATTCTGTCATTCATGTAACCGAACCAGAAACGCGAGCGGAACTTGCGCGCTTGTCAAAAAATCCACAGCAAATTTTATCTGCTGGCGCGGTTCTTGTATTGTGCATGGATTTTTACCGAGTGAAAAAAGGCGCAAACTTATTAGGGAAAGAAATTGACTTCTCTCTTGCCGAACATCTACTTGTCGGTGCGACGGACGTTGCTTTATTCGCACAAAATATTGCCATTGCAGCGGAATCGAAAGGTTATGGAATTTGTTATATCGGCGGCGTTCGAAATGCACCTGAAGAAATTAGCGAACTTTTAAATCTCCCAGAAGGCGTTGCCCCGATGTATGCGATGACGATTGGTGTGCCCGATGAAGCGAATGAAGTGAAGCCAAGACTTCCGGTCGAAGCGATTATTCACGAAAATAGTTATGACGCAAAAAAGTATGACCATATCATTCCAGCTTATGATAAAACAATGAATGATTATTACATGAGCCGCGGTTCCAACCAAAAAGCCGCTGCATGGTCCGACTCTATGACCGCATTTTTAGGCGAACCTCGACGCACGCATATGAAAGACTTTTTGAAGAAGCGTGGATTTGAATTTAAGTAA
- a CDS encoding SAM-dependent methyltransferase, translated as MQFEELVNTLIERLSSGLFISGTISQPRVKSDELKRLRLKPVELQGELHIQFEYQYERILNHENIPVNDMHDKLKELLERFRQVHLEFSNEKVHIQISKKFKVLWKSEKTTSEKVVDLSHNRKKNYLLDENTPYPFLIRLGVQTPEGKVRNQHHDKFRQINRFVEFIDDSLAHLPTDRTIRILDFGSGKSYLTFALYHYLRIEKGLDIKVTGLDLKKEVIEECSLIAKDLNYADLEFLVGDINDYNEETSVDMVVTLHACDVATDMALARAVKWDAKVILSVPCCQHELFNQIKSPALDVMLKHGLIKERFSALATDSIRAELLSLVGYEAQLLEFIDMEHTPKNILIRAYQTGRKATDDEFTTYKDFRDLLNATPFLENELRELLP; from the coding sequence ATGCAATTTGAAGAATTAGTAAATACACTTATAGAACGACTATCAAGCGGATTGTTTATAAGCGGTACGATTAGCCAACCCCGCGTGAAATCCGATGAACTAAAACGCCTTCGGCTTAAACCAGTTGAGCTTCAGGGCGAACTGCATATCCAATTTGAATATCAATACGAGCGCATTTTAAATCATGAAAACATTCCTGTGAACGACATGCACGATAAATTGAAAGAGCTGTTGGAGCGATTCCGACAGGTGCATCTGGAGTTTTCGAATGAAAAAGTTCATATCCAAATTTCAAAAAAGTTTAAAGTACTGTGGAAATCCGAAAAGACGACATCGGAAAAAGTCGTTGATTTATCGCATAATCGCAAGAAAAACTACTTGCTCGATGAAAATACGCCCTATCCGTTTTTAATACGACTCGGTGTTCAAACACCTGAAGGTAAAGTGCGGAATCAGCATCATGATAAATTTAGGCAAATTAACCGATTCGTCGAATTCATCGATGACAGCCTTGCCCACTTGCCAACAGATCGGACCATCCGAATTCTCGATTTCGGTTCCGGAAAGTCGTATTTAACATTTGCGCTTTATCATTATTTACGTATTGAAAAAGGGTTGGATATTAAAGTTACGGGGCTTGATTTAAAAAAAGAAGTGATTGAGGAATGTAGCTTAATTGCAAAAGACCTTAACTACGCGGACCTTGAATTTCTTGTCGGTGACATTAATGACTACAATGAGGAAACTTCTGTTGATATGGTCGTTACGCTGCATGCGTGCGATGTTGCGACGGATATGGCCTTAGCTCGCGCGGTTAAATGGGACGCAAAAGTTATTTTAAGTGTGCCTTGCTGCCAACACGAACTTTTCAATCAGATCAAATCGCCGGCGCTTGATGTTATGCTTAAGCATGGGCTCATCAAAGAGCGCTTCTCTGCACTCGCAACAGATTCAATTCGCGCGGAATTGTTATCGCTTGTTGGTTATGAAGCGCAATTACTCGAATTCATCGATATGGAACATACGCCGAAAAACATATTAATCCGCGCGTATCAAACAGGTCGTAAAGCGACAGATGATGAATTTACTACCTATAAGGACTTTCGGGATCTTTTGAATGCGACTCCTTTCTTGGAGAATGAATTGAGAGAGCTATTACCGTGA
- a CDS encoding nucleoside triphosphate pyrophosphohydrolase codes for MPVYNKLVRDRIPEIIEMSGKVFTTRILEEDDYLIEINKKMHEELAEYEEATSNEDSVEELADLLELIYAAANTYGTTIEELEKIRIHKAKIRGGFEERIFLVDVEDD; via the coding sequence ATGCCGGTTTATAACAAACTTGTACGCGATCGCATTCCAGAAATCATCGAGATGTCGGGAAAAGTTTTTACGACTCGTATTCTTGAAGAAGATGACTATTTGATTGAAATTAATAAAAAGATGCATGAGGAACTTGCTGAATATGAAGAAGCTACGTCAAACGAAGATTCGGTCGAGGAACTAGCAGATTTGCTTGAACTTATTTATGCTGCGGCGAACACTTACGGGACCACCATTGAAGAGCTGGAGAAAATTCGCATCCATAAAGCAAAGATACGCGGTGGATTCGAAGAACGTATTTTTCTCGTGGATGTAGAAGATGACTGA
- a CDS encoding class I SAM-dependent methyltransferase, translated as MKVQDYDRLLRIKTTGMRSGLKKSAHHHRYEATPYSALDELFFEYDLKKSDVVVDFGCGKGRVPFYIHSRFQTLVKGVEMSEELHQKALKNKANYRQRVKRAKGSIRFKNKLAENYKVKPEDNRFYFFNPFSIENFRKVVNNILLSVEEEKRTVDLILYYPTIEYIRFLERSTPFKVVQEIRVPKKYEKDDHKRFLIYRYEAE; from the coding sequence GTGAAGGTACAAGATTATGATCGATTGCTTCGTATCAAAACAACGGGAATGCGCAGCGGATTGAAGAAGTCGGCTCACCATCATCGTTATGAAGCGACGCCATATTCAGCATTGGATGAACTTTTCTTCGAGTATGATTTAAAGAAGTCAGATGTCGTTGTCGATTTCGGATGCGGAAAAGGGCGGGTTCCCTTTTATATTCACAGCCGCTTCCAGACGCTTGTGAAGGGTGTCGAGATGAGTGAAGAACTTCATCAGAAGGCGCTCAAGAATAAAGCGAATTACCGTCAGCGGGTAAAACGCGCAAAAGGATCTATCCGCTTTAAAAATAAACTGGCTGAGAACTATAAAGTAAAACCAGAAGACAATCGTTTTTACTTCTTTAATCCGTTTTCAATTGAAAACTTCAGAAAAGTTGTGAATAACATTTTACTTTCTGTTGAAGAAGAAAAGCGCACAGTCGATCTAATTCTCTATTACCCAACGATAGAATACATTCGTTTTCTGGAAAGAAGCACGCCTTTTAAAGTCGTACAAGAAATTCGCGTGCCTAAGAAATACGAAAAAGATGATCATAAACGATTTTTGATTTATCGATATGAAGCTGAATAA
- a CDS encoding translation factor GTPase family protein, translating into MYKTIGILAHVDAGKTTFSEQLLYHTNSIGQRGRVDHKDAFLDSHNIERDRGITVFADQAQFTYNNSTYTIIDTPGHVDFSPEMERAIQVMDYAVVIISAADGVEGHTETVWQLLKKHKVPTFFFLNKIDREGTIVADVIKEIRENLTEDVYDFTDSFAEGVMVEELIEFIAERDEDLFEHYMEKGYDKDLWLKKAKDMIQHHQLFACSAGSALHDKGVVEFLDLLDQLTETGYCNDSDFAARVYKIRHDENGNRITYLKSISGLLTVRDDVKIGSQTEKITQIRLYNGRNFESVNQVNAGQLFAVAGLKNAYVGDGVGGLKEKASFELVPTLTSKVVYDSSIHPKEMLLCFKQLDAEDPSLRVIWDEHFKEIHVHVMGIIQLEVLEQIVKERFSYAVSFSDPDILYKETIATSVIGYGHFEPLRHYAEVHLKIEPAKRNSGITFDNICHANDLSVGNQNLIHSHLFERNHHGLLTGSTLTDVKITLLTGRGHNEHTSGGDFREATFRALRQGLEQAENILLEPYYDFKIKVDIDVMGRILTDIQKAHGTFESPETVGDKTIIKGRVPVATFMNYSPTFASITNGKGALSLQFGGYDRCHNPEQVIEEIGYDKNADLAYTSSSIFCAKGKGFTVPWHEVIAAMHCL; encoded by the coding sequence ATGTACAAAACAATCGGAATTCTAGCGCATGTAGATGCCGGGAAAACAACATTTTCCGAGCAGCTACTTTATCATACAAACAGCATTGGGCAGAGGGGCCGCGTAGATCACAAAGACGCTTTTCTCGACAGCCATAATATCGAGCGGGACCGCGGCATAACCGTATTTGCCGATCAAGCTCAATTTACATACAACAACTCGACTTACACAATCATCGATACACCGGGTCACGTAGACTTTTCGCCGGAAATGGAACGCGCGATACAAGTGATGGATTACGCGGTCGTTATCATTAGCGCGGCAGACGGTGTCGAAGGGCATACTGAAACGGTGTGGCAATTGCTGAAAAAACACAAAGTGCCAACCTTTTTCTTTCTGAATAAAATCGACCGTGAAGGAACGATTGTTGCCGATGTCATTAAAGAGATTCGAGAAAACTTAACAGAGGATGTTTATGACTTCACGGATAGTTTTGCTGAAGGCGTAATGGTAGAAGAGTTAATTGAATTCATTGCAGAACGCGATGAAGACTTATTTGAACATTATATGGAAAAAGGGTACGACAAGGATCTGTGGCTGAAAAAGGCAAAAGACATGATTCAACATCATCAACTCTTTGCCTGTTCAGCAGGGTCGGCTTTGCATGACAAAGGTGTGGTAGAGTTCCTCGATTTGTTGGATCAATTAACCGAAACAGGGTATTGTAACGACAGTGATTTCGCGGCACGCGTGTACAAAATAAGGCATGACGAAAATGGAAACCGTATCACCTATCTAAAATCAATTAGCGGTTTACTAACCGTGCGAGATGATGTGAAAATTGGATCGCAGACTGAGAAGATTACACAAATCAGACTGTATAATGGTCGTAATTTCGAATCAGTCAATCAAGTGAATGCCGGTCAACTATTCGCTGTGGCGGGTTTGAAAAATGCCTATGTCGGTGATGGGGTAGGGGGATTAAAGGAGAAGGCGAGTTTCGAGTTAGTGCCGACACTGACATCTAAAGTTGTCTATGATTCATCGATTCATCCGAAAGAAATGTTACTTTGTTTTAAACAATTAGACGCTGAAGATCCTTCACTACGTGTCATTTGGGATGAACACTTTAAAGAAATCCATGTTCACGTGATGGGTATCATCCAGCTTGAGGTTCTCGAACAAATTGTGAAAGAACGTTTTTCTTACGCGGTTTCTTTTAGTGACCCAGATATTTTATACAAAGAAACAATCGCGACATCCGTCATTGGTTACGGTCATTTTGAGCCTTTAAGACATTATGCTGAGGTGCACCTGAAAATTGAACCGGCTAAGCGAAATAGCGGCATCACATTCGATAACATTTGTCATGCCAATGATTTATCCGTTGGGAATCAAAACCTGATTCACAGTCATTTATTCGAACGAAATCATCATGGTTTATTAACAGGTTCCACTTTAACAGATGTCAAAATCACACTGTTAACTGGTAGAGGCCATAATGAACATACTTCTGGCGGTGATTTTCGTGAAGCGACCTTTCGCGCATTGCGACAGGGTTTAGAACAGGCAGAAAACATTTTACTCGAACCCTATTATGATTTCAAAATTAAAGTAGATATTGATGTAATGGGTCGTATCCTTACTGACATCCAAAAAGCGCACGGTACATTTGAGTCACCAGAAACAGTTGGCGACAAAACAATCATTAAAGGACGCGTACCCGTCGCCACCTTCATGAATTACAGTCCCACATTTGCATCCATTACCAATGGAAAAGGGGCATTGTCATTGCAATTCGGCGGTTATGATCGTTGTCACAACCCTGAACAAGTAATCGAAGAAATTGGCTACGACAAAAATGCCGATCTAGCGTACACATCGTCCTCCATATTCTGCGCCAAGGGAAAAGGATTTACTGTCCCGTGGCATGAAGTAATAGCTGCGATGCATTGTTTGTGA
- a CDS encoding PLP-dependent transferase — protein MTYHRETEFVQIGNERDEHFRAVSTPVYFSTAFRHEEIGLLSGYDYTRTGNPTRAVLEKSVALLEKGERAFATSSGMSAIQLVFSLFQKDNHIIASRDIYGGSYRLFEILEAKYGLTFSYWDGESTDELKGLIQESTKAIFIETPTNPLMKETDIEQVSAITKNHELLCIVDNTLYTPYIQRPLEEGADIVIHSATKYLAGHNDVLAGLVVSKGEKINEELAFLQNSIGAVLGPLDCWNLIRGMKTLALRMDKHELNAKEIVPFLQGHPLVDDVFYPGRGGMLSFTIAKEALVSPFLKALKLFTFAESLGGVESFITYPKTQTHGDIPEDIRLSYGLSNSLLRVSVGIEHASDLIADLNQAFKVIEHQKAFA, from the coding sequence TTGACTTATCATCGAGAAACAGAATTCGTGCAAATAGGCAATGAGCGTGATGAACATTTTAGGGCGGTGAGCACGCCAGTTTATTTTTCAACAGCCTTTCGTCATGAAGAGATCGGCTTATTATCGGGATACGATTACACGCGAACAGGCAATCCAACGCGTGCTGTGTTGGAAAAGTCAGTGGCATTACTGGAAAAAGGAGAGCGGGCTTTCGCTACCAGTTCAGGAATGAGCGCCATTCAACTCGTCTTTTCGTTATTTCAAAAAGATAATCACATCATCGCTTCACGTGATATTTACGGCGGTTCGTACCGTTTGTTTGAAATTTTAGAAGCGAAGTATGGGTTGACGTTCAGTTATTGGGACGGCGAATCTACCGATGAATTAAAAGGGTTAATTCAGGAAAGCACGAAAGCAATTTTCATTGAAACACCGACAAATCCATTAATGAAAGAGACGGACATTGAGCAAGTTTCCGCTATAACGAAAAACCATGAACTTCTTTGTATCGTTGATAACACGCTGTACACGCCGTATATTCAAAGGCCTTTGGAAGAAGGCGCAGACATCGTTATTCATAGTGCGACGAAATATTTAGCAGGACATAATGATGTTCTAGCAGGGCTGGTCGTTTCCAAAGGTGAGAAAATTAACGAGGAACTCGCATTTCTGCAGAACTCAATCGGAGCGGTGTTGGGACCACTCGATTGTTGGAATTTAATCAGGGGGATGAAAACACTAGCCCTTCGAATGGATAAACATGAGCTAAATGCGAAAGAAATCGTGCCCTTTTTACAAGGCCATCCACTCGTGGACGACGTCTTTTATCCAGGGCGGGGCGGTATGTTGAGTTTTACAATCGCCAAAGAAGCACTAGTTTCACCATTTCTGAAAGCGTTAAAGCTCTTCACATTTGCAGAAAGTTTAGGTGGTGTTGAAAGTTTTATCACCTATCCGAAGACACAAACACATGGGGATATTCCTGAAGATATTCGCTTATCGTACGGCTTATCAAATAGCCTGCTCCGCGTGTCCGTCGGCATCGAGCACGCTTCTGATTTAATCGCGGATTTGAATCAGGCATTTAAAGTGATTGAACATCAAAAAGCGTTTGCATAG
- a CDS encoding diphthine--ammonia ligase, producing MIGLPFVASWSGGKDSAMAYYRALQSGAIPKRVWTMFEEDQERLKSHALPIAIIKAQAERLGVPLMTRGADWNGYAEQFLDAMKECKDAGIHHGVFGDIDLEDHLTWIRETCAKVGMEAVHPLWMEPRKKVVKDFVEAGFEAYIVVVNTTMMPSEFIGRKFTKELIDELEAQGIDSCGEAGEFHTVVVDGPIFSERVPIVFSGQHERDGYVFLDVTLE from the coding sequence ATGATAGGATTACCGTTTGTAGCATCATGGAGCGGCGGCAAGGATTCCGCAATGGCTTATTACCGGGCATTACAATCCGGAGCCATTCCAAAAAGAGTATGGACGATGTTTGAAGAAGACCAGGAACGATTGAAATCGCATGCACTTCCAATAGCAATAATCAAAGCGCAAGCAGAGCGTTTAGGCGTTCCGCTTATGACTCGCGGGGCGGATTGGAACGGATACGCTGAACAGTTTTTAGATGCGATGAAAGAGTGTAAAGATGCTGGAATTCATCACGGTGTATTCGGTGACATCGATTTAGAAGACCATTTAACATGGATTCGGGAAACTTGCGCGAAAGTCGGTATGGAAGCAGTTCATCCACTATGGATGGAGCCGCGAAAAAAAGTCGTCAAAGATTTCGTAGAAGCAGGTTTTGAGGCATACATTGTCGTAGTGAATACAACTATGATGCCGAGCGAATTTATCGGAAGGAAATTCACAAAAGAATTAATAGATGAACTAGAGGCACAAGGCATTGATTCATGCGGGGAAGCTGGTGAATTTCATACCGTCGTTGTGGATGGCCCGATATTTAGCGAACGAGTGCCAATCGTTTTTTCAGGTCAACATGAACGTGATGGTTATGTGTTTTTAGACGTGACATTGGAATGA
- a CDS encoding PCYCGC motif-containing (lipo)protein, giving the protein MKKTMLLIVLASILVLSACGKNTNTTHEKHDLAVGEQHQLPNGDLQEVTASVDILPAFLDDKPEDMRLVYQVAASATDIIEWMPCYCGCGESANHGSNMNCFIDEIREDGSVVWDDHSTRCQVCLDTAVDSVMMTQEGKSLKEIRTIIDKTYKEGYAKPTDTPMPS; this is encoded by the coding sequence ATGAAAAAAACAATGCTATTGATAGTACTCGCATCGATTCTCGTTCTCTCTGCATGTGGAAAAAATACGAATACAACGCACGAAAAACATGATTTGGCAGTAGGCGAACAGCATCAGTTACCAAATGGTGATCTCCAAGAAGTGACTGCTTCAGTCGATATTTTACCAGCATTTCTTGATGACAAACCCGAGGATATGAGACTTGTCTATCAAGTCGCTGCCTCTGCAACCGATATAATTGAATGGATGCCGTGCTACTGCGGTTGCGGGGAAAGTGCAAATCACGGAAGTAATATGAACTGTTTTATTGATGAAATCCGTGAAGATGGTTCAGTCGTGTGGGATGATCACAGCACACGTTGCCAAGTATGCTTGGATACCGCGGTGGATTCAGTCATGATGACACAAGAAGGCAAATCACTAAAAGAAATTCGAACGATTATTGATAAAACCTATAAAGAAGGCTACGCGAAACCAACAGACACGCCAATGCCGTCATAA
- a CDS encoding HAD family acid phosphatase, with amino-acid sequence MKFGFDIDDTLINLREHAFQLYNKKLNRDVQVDLFHGLDKVEIHELFGMTAEQGSEMWNSLLEEIYYTACPPYPDAVETLQWLEKEGHEIYYITARPKEHGQRTMEWMIENNFPVQKDRFFYGMNDEDKVHIINDLELDYYFDDKPAVLETLRNRPLKLYAKNQSYNKHLDIPRIENWSELIDILSFTDL; translated from the coding sequence ATGAAATTTGGTTTTGACATCGATGACACTTTGATTAACCTGAGAGAACATGCTTTTCAACTCTACAATAAAAAATTGAATCGAGATGTGCAAGTTGATCTCTTTCATGGGTTGGATAAAGTTGAAATTCACGAACTTTTTGGCATGACTGCCGAGCAGGGAAGCGAAATGTGGAACAGTTTATTAGAGGAAATCTATTACACAGCGTGTCCGCCGTATCCGGATGCAGTGGAAACATTGCAGTGGCTTGAAAAAGAAGGACATGAGATCTATTATATTACGGCCAGGCCGAAAGAACATGGTCAGCGTACGATGGAATGGATGATTGAAAATAACTTTCCAGTTCAGAAAGACCGATTTTTTTACGGAATGAATGATGAAGATAAGGTTCATATTATCAATGATTTAGAACTTGATTACTATTTCGATGACAAGCCTGCCGTTTTAGAAACGCTTAGAAACCGCCCATTAAAGTTGTATGCAAAAAATCAATCCTACAATAAGCATTTAGACATTCCAAGAATCGAAAACTGGTCTGAACTAATTGATATACTCAGTTTCACAGATTTGTAA
- the ribD gene encoding bifunctional diaminohydroxyphosphoribosylaminopyrimidine deaminase/5-amino-6-(5-phosphoribosylamino)uracil reductase RibD — protein sequence MTNHEFYMNLALTNARAMKGQTDPNPLVGSVIVNENRVVGVGTHLRAGEPHAEVHAIRMAGEHARGGTIYVTLEPCSHFGRTGPCAMAIIGAGIKKVVIATLDPNPVVAGNGVKMLEDAGIEVIIGVMEEESRMMNEVFNKFIVEQKPFLTMKAGSTLDGKIATHTADSKWITSEEARSDVHMLRNEHMAILVGVNTVIEDDPELTTRIPNGRNPIRVILDSTLRIPLDSKVVTDDQAPTWIFTANQYDPKAKAILEERGVLIYHTSGIKHVDPNDVARILGEKLVSSVLIEGGGTIHAAFLENQLVDKVEIYIAPKLVGGSQAPTFLEGAGVELMRDAVDLENLQITQIGKDFKFTGYPKYKTN from the coding sequence ATGACTAACCATGAATTTTACATGAATCTGGCGCTTACTAATGCACGTGCAATGAAAGGACAGACTGATCCGAATCCGCTCGTTGGTTCGGTCATTGTGAATGAAAATCGAGTGGTTGGCGTCGGCACGCATTTGAGGGCAGGTGAACCGCATGCAGAAGTTCATGCCATCCGAATGGCTGGTGAGCATGCGCGCGGAGGAACGATTTATGTCACGCTTGAACCATGTTCACATTTTGGGCGAACGGGACCGTGCGCGATGGCGATTATTGGGGCGGGCATAAAGAAAGTAGTTATCGCCACATTGGATCCGAATCCTGTCGTTGCTGGTAACGGTGTTAAGATGTTGGAAGATGCGGGGATAGAAGTAATCATTGGTGTGATGGAAGAGGAATCTCGAATGATGAACGAAGTATTTAACAAGTTCATCGTTGAACAAAAGCCATTTCTGACGATGAAAGCTGGAAGCACATTAGATGGGAAGATTGCTACACATACAGCTGACAGCAAGTGGATTACTTCTGAAGAGGCGAGAAGTGATGTACATATGCTGCGCAATGAACATATGGCTATTTTAGTCGGCGTAAATACGGTAATTGAAGATGATCCCGAATTGACGACTAGGATACCGAATGGAAGGAATCCGATTCGCGTCATTCTAGATTCTACATTAAGAATTCCGCTGGATTCGAAGGTTGTAACTGATGACCAAGCACCCACTTGGATTTTTACGGCAAATCAATACGACCCAAAAGCCAAGGCGATATTGGAAGAACGAGGCGTTTTAATTTATCACACTTCAGGGATCAAGCACGTGGACCCAAATGACGTCGCCCGTATTCTAGGTGAAAAGCTTGTTTCCTCAGTCTTGATTGAAGGGGGCGGTACCATTCACGCTGCATTCCTTGAAAACCAACTCGTCGATAAAGTAGAAATTTATATCGCTCCAAAATTAGTTGGAGGCTCACAGGCACCTACATTTCTTGAAGGTGCTGGCGTCGAACTCATGCGTGATGCTGTAGATTTGGAAAATCTCCAAATTACTCAAATCGGGAAAGATTTCAAGTTCACGGGCTATCCGAAATATAAAACAAACTAA
- a CDS encoding GTP cyclohydrolase II, whose protein sequence is MLQGKLEPEALEILFEKLQMIKTDEGAIYLVGPINLPVNLCGETVIFKWYCWLSHNHVTENIQDIFDQLSSENLAECQQSSVLVYGDLENAEDALIRLHSICHTGDIFGSEKCDCGYQLKQSMKKIVDHGTGALFYLANHEGRGIGLFSKAMAYVLQENGYDTVEANESLGFVDDSRNYDDAIRVLKTLRTKPVKLMTNNPKKLEALQNAGLIISGREPLWGDKSAFNEKYLKTKVQRSGHLDEEGDCLND, encoded by the coding sequence ATGTTGCAAGGGAAACTGGAGCCAGAAGCGCTCGAGATTTTATTTGAAAAACTTCAAATGATTAAAACTGATGAGGGTGCCATCTACCTGGTAGGTCCCATCAATCTCCCTGTGAATCTATGTGGAGAAACGGTCATTTTCAAGTGGTATTGTTGGCTGAGCCACAATCATGTAACAGAGAATATTCAAGACATCTTTGATCAGCTTTCGTCCGAGAATTTAGCTGAGTGTCAGCAGTCGAGCGTGCTTGTTTATGGCGATCTTGAAAACGCTGAGGATGCGCTAATCCGCTTGCATTCGATTTGCCATACGGGCGACATATTTGGAAGTGAAAAATGTGATTGCGGTTATCAATTAAAGCAATCCATGAAAAAAATTGTAGACCATGGGACGGGTGCGTTGTTTTATTTGGCAAATCATGAAGGACGTGGAATCGGTTTATTCAGTAAAGCGATGGCATATGTGCTCCAGGAAAATGGGTATGATACAGTGGAAGCAAATGAAAGTCTTGGGTTTGTCGATGATTCCAGAAATTACGACGATGCAATCCGAGTTCTAAAGACATTACGAACAAAACCTGTCAAACTCATGACAAATAATCCGAAAAAACTAGAAGCGTTACAGAATGCTGGTCTTATTATTTCAGGACGAGAACCATTATGGGGCGATAAATCAGCGTTTAATGAGAAATATTTGAAGACAAAAGTTCAGCGATCGGGACATCTGGATGAGGAAGGAGATTGTCTAAATGACTAA
- a CDS encoding nitroreductase, which yields MSYEAGKNAVEQNIMSRRTIKSFKEDPIDPEEIIELLNIAKWAPNHKLTQPWRFQLYTGEGKEVFARAYIDSQPTVDGVVSEKTLRKAQYYKDIPLQLVIIMPEDPRQRTWDEDYGAVSAFIQNFQLAAWERGIGMIWRTNDWVYNPVFREGIGVKPGEKIVATMMIGYPKHIPKAKERSDIRELITVIHNR from the coding sequence ATGAGTTATGAAGCAGGAAAAAATGCGGTAGAACAAAATATTATGAGCCGAAGAACAATCAAGTCTTTCAAAGAGGATCCTATTGATCCGGAAGAGATCATTGAGTTGTTAAATATTGCAAAATGGGCGCCAAACCATAAGTTAACACAGCCGTGGCGTTTTCAATTGTATACAGGTGAAGGCAAAGAAGTATTTGCTAGGGCATATATTGATTCGCAACCTACAGTTGATGGAGTAGTTTCCGAAAAAACGTTACGCAAAGCACAATATTACAAAGACATCCCTCTCCAACTTGTTATTATTATGCCTGAAGACCCGCGGCAAAGAACGTGGGATGAAGACTACGGTGCAGTTTCTGCGTTTATCCAAAACTTCCAACTTGCAGCGTGGGAGCGAGGAATTGGGATGATTTGGCGCACGAATGATTGGGTGTATAATCCCGTATTCAGAGAAGGAATTGGTGTGAAACCTGGTGAGAAGATTGTCGCGACGATGATGATTGGCTATCCAAAACATATACCGAAAGCTAAAGAACGGTCAGATATTCGCGAACTAATAACAGTGATTCATAATCGATGA